Proteins from one Hemiscyllium ocellatum isolate sHemOce1 chromosome 8, sHemOce1.pat.X.cur, whole genome shotgun sequence genomic window:
- the wdr89 gene encoding WD repeat-containing protein 89 yields MEEIEQWFNHLRIAKRSTQKAEELTYLLDIDCLKVPIGQSGQLVAVSCSNHCIRVYNKQTLTLVQQFQGHTAPISGIRFAQNTGHLLFSASCDGTVKCWDVRSSSTDPVQNYTGYPNNTFISFDISCNDLVICAGTEKVEEDTFMVFWDARTVTNTDSHGSQEPLGVYSETHNNDITQVRFHPSNPNMVASGSTDGLVNIFDISQETEDDALLATCNSDSSVSFVGWSGKELEQIFCMTYDEGFYLWDLAHLHNDEPITLVKTQDARESLKLDNGHLDYLIGGFYHEKAEKLFVLGGTSMGKLHLLTCDANKLAHLHTLHDRHSAIVRAFYWDSEDHSLLTCGEDAQLFLWKPNATDLTTGKKTSMKLPSDVHRKMRVHSKNSYQSKK; encoded by the coding sequence ATGGAGGAGATCGAGCAGTGGTTTAATCACCTGCGCATTGCAAAACGATCCACACAGAAAGCCGAAGAATTAACCTACCTTCTGGATATTGACTGCCTGAAGGTACCCATAGGACAAAGCGGTCAACTTGTTGCAGTTTCATGTTCGAATCATTGTATCCGTGTTTACAATAAACAGACACTGACTCTAGTTCAACAGTTCCAGGGCCACACTGCTCCTATTAGTGGCATTAGGTTTGCACAAAACACTGGCCATTTGTTATTCTCTGCATCATGTGATGGGACAGTGAAATGTTGGGATGTGCGTTCCTCTAGCACAGACCCAGTTCAAAATTATACAGGCTATCCTAATAACACATTTATCAGCTTTGATATTAGTTGTAATGATTTGGTTATCTGTGCTGGAACAGAAAAGGTTGAAGAAGATACTTTCATGGTTTTCTGGGATGCACGCACTGTGACAAACACGGATAGTCATGGAAGTCAGGAACCTCTTGGAGTTTATTCAGAGACTCACAACAATGACATCACCCAAGTGCGTTTTCACCCCTCAAATCCCAACATGGTGGCATCGGGGTCGACTGACGGATTAGTCAACATTTTTGATATCAGCCAAGAAACAGAAGATGATGCCCTTCTTGCAACTTGCAACTCTGATTCCTCAGTCAGCTTCGTTGGGTGGTCTGGGAAAGAGCTGGAACAGATTTTTTGCATGACCTACGATGAAGGTTTCTATCTGTGGGACCTTGCCCACCTGCACAATGATGAGCCCATCACACTGGTGAAAACACAGGATGCCCGGGAAAGCTTGAAACTTGACAATGGCCACCTGGACTACCTGATTGGAGGCTTTTACCATGAAAAAGCTGAAAAGTTGTTTGTACTGGGTGGCACCAGTATGGGGAAACTTCACCTTTTAACGTGTGATGCCAACAAGCTTGCACACCTGCACACCCTGCATGACAGACACTCAGCTATAGTTCGTGCTTTTTATTGGGATTCTGAGGATCATTCTCTGTTGACATGTGGGGAAGATGCTCAGCTATTTTTATGGAAACCAAATGCCACAGATTTAACTACAGGAAAGAAGACATCAATGAAGCTTCCATCTGACGTGCATAGAAAAATGAGAGTTCATAGCAAAAACTCTTACCAAAGCAAGAAGTAA